The Seleniivibrio woodruffii genome window below encodes:
- a CDS encoding molybdopterin-dependent oxidoreductase encodes MRQITLSRRSVLKAAGIAGAASLMGVNLSPAHAAEAAAKDRTEQLLKDGWHFGHCRMCMRGTCPNLYRVQNGVVVEIMGNPKTPTSKGALCAKGQSIIQNLYNPYRVKTPMKRTNPKKGLSEDPMWVEISWEEAMSTTAGVLKKVRERDPRRFVYTVGFGDMDFFCTFLFYFAGAYGTPNYLKSNGTLCVLHYASDLVHGVFPGVKPDATYAKYILAMGMNLGMGIASSDGGVRGLLDRVVYEKDIKVVCVDPHCGPDASKTEWVPIRPGGELAFMMGVIHSMIFEVKKLDFDFLQWRTNSPYLIGPDGYYARGTDGKPQILDSADGKVKSFDDPTLKTPDIYAVNVDVNGVKATASFVHVKNGFKTYTPEWAAKKSGIPAKKIRQIAKDFIDNASIGETIELMNGKGEKVILPKRTSVCEGKRGIKNMRDGVPADLMTKMMNMLVGSIDVPGGMLGTQRGPYLKPDKDGVVEPKGEARYKDPVYPPQHLNLSEYFPHKHTLPTLAFKVAADPKKYGLEYEVDALLTVGGNPIASTTEPYAVADSVAKIPFSATVAYHYDEMAHMSDILLPCHALLEKESVNCYEGAFDVYTKETVTKKVMMYREPFKPVYNSRQPQDIIIELCERIGMINEFNANVNKTGVMLGEITFAKLPEADKLQPGVRYSIREIWDRGVRSYFHKSLADMAKEGMLVMDLAPADAYNSSWFKKGETRHPVYFERLKKSGDGLRKFFTEYKDKVYLPDFDLDDQLQYYEAVIKWRPKKLTEVKKGDKYDMISINWKTPTSPMRSAGNDQMPYLNEASETFDPAYGKFSINTKTAKEKGIKEGDTIWVESESGKIKGQVHITELIFPDVVGVAGALGRLVDSLGKKAASYPMYNKLTNAKISDCCAVAIGVSNSVPVRIYKA; translated from the coding sequence ATGAGACAGATTACGCTGAGCAGAAGATCTGTTTTGAAAGCGGCCGGTATTGCCGGGGCTGCATCGCTTATGGGCGTCAACCTCAGCCCTGCGCATGCGGCGGAGGCGGCGGCAAAGGACAGAACGGAGCAGCTTCTGAAAGACGGCTGGCATTTCGGCCACTGCCGTATGTGTATGAGAGGAACATGTCCCAACCTTTACAGGGTGCAGAACGGAGTTGTGGTTGAGATAATGGGTAACCCCAAAACCCCCACAAGCAAAGGCGCACTCTGCGCAAAAGGTCAGTCGATCATCCAGAACCTTTACAACCCCTACAGGGTAAAAACCCCCATGAAAAGAACAAATCCGAAAAAAGGTCTCTCCGAAGACCCGATGTGGGTTGAGATATCATGGGAAGAAGCAATGAGCACCACGGCGGGTGTGCTTAAAAAAGTGAGAGAGAGAGACCCCAGACGTTTTGTTTATACGGTGGGTTTCGGCGATATGGACTTTTTCTGTACTTTCCTGTTCTATTTTGCAGGAGCATACGGAACGCCCAACTACCTTAAAAGCAACGGTACTCTCTGCGTTCTCCACTACGCATCCGACCTTGTCCACGGTGTTTTTCCCGGTGTTAAACCCGATGCGACCTATGCGAAATACATCCTTGCCATGGGCATGAACCTTGGAATGGGTATCGCATCATCAGACGGCGGAGTAAGAGGCCTTCTCGACAGAGTTGTTTACGAAAAAGATATAAAAGTGGTCTGCGTGGATCCCCACTGCGGTCCCGATGCTTCAAAGACAGAATGGGTGCCGATACGCCCCGGAGGCGAGCTGGCATTCATGATGGGCGTTATCCACAGTATGATATTCGAAGTGAAGAAACTCGACTTCGATTTCCTCCAGTGGCGCACAAACTCGCCCTATCTGATAGGTCCCGACGGCTACTACGCCAGAGGAACCGACGGCAAACCCCAGATACTCGACTCGGCTGACGGCAAGGTCAAATCCTTTGACGACCCGACGCTGAAAACACCCGATATTTATGCTGTGAATGTTGATGTGAACGGCGTTAAAGCCACCGCATCTTTTGTCCATGTTAAAAACGGATTCAAAACATACACCCCCGAATGGGCGGCAAAAAAATCCGGCATCCCTGCCAAAAAGATACGTCAGATCGCCAAAGACTTCATAGATAATGCAAGCATCGGCGAAACCATAGAGCTTATGAACGGTAAGGGTGAAAAAGTGATCCTGCCCAAAAGAACCTCTGTATGCGAAGGAAAACGGGGCATAAAAAACATGCGTGACGGCGTTCCCGCAGACCTTATGACAAAGATGATGAACATGTTGGTGGGTTCGATTGACGTCCCCGGCGGTATGCTCGGAACCCAGAGAGGACCTTATCTGAAACCTGATAAGGATGGCGTTGTTGAGCCCAAAGGCGAAGCTCGCTACAAAGACCCTGTCTATCCTCCTCAGCATCTCAACCTGTCGGAGTATTTCCCGCACAAACACACCCTGCCCACTCTGGCGTTCAAGGTTGCCGCTGACCCTAAAAAATACGGGCTTGAATACGAGGTCGACGCACTGCTCACTGTAGGCGGAAACCCCATTGCAAGCACCACAGAGCCTTATGCGGTTGCAGATTCGGTTGCGAAGATACCCTTCTCCGCAACTGTTGCATACCATTATGACGAAATGGCGCACATGTCTGATATCCTGCTTCCCTGCCATGCGCTTCTGGAAAAAGAATCCGTGAACTGCTACGAGGGTGCGTTCGACGTTTACACCAAAGAGACTGTCACCAAAAAAGTCATGATGTACAGAGAACCTTTCAAACCTGTCTACAACTCAAGACAGCCGCAGGACATCATCATCGAGCTTTGCGAAAGGATCGGCATGATCAACGAGTTCAACGCCAACGTCAACAAGACCGGTGTAATGCTCGGTGAGATCACCTTTGCCAAACTGCCCGAAGCCGACAAACTCCAGCCCGGTGTCCGCTACTCCATCAGAGAGATATGGGACAGAGGCGTGCGTTCATACTTCCACAAGTCTCTGGCAGATATGGCCAAAGAAGGTATGCTTGTAATGGATCTGGCTCCTGCGGACGCATATAACTCCTCATGGTTTAAAAAGGGCGAAACCAGACACCCCGTCTATTTTGAACGTCTCAAAAAATCCGGCGACGGCCTGCGCAAGTTCTTTACAGAGTATAAGGACAAGGTCTATCTGCCCGATTTCGACCTCGACGATCAGCTCCAGTATTATGAAGCGGTCATCAAATGGCGTCCGAAAAAGCTCACCGAAGTCAAAAAAGGCGATAAATACGACATGATATCCATCAACTGGAAGACTCCGACATCTCCCATGAGAAGTGCCGGAAACGACCAGATGCCCTATCTGAACGAAGCCAGCGAAACCTTTGACCCCGCATACGGCAAGTTCTCCATCAACACGAAGACAGCCAAAGAGAAGGGTATCAAAGAGGGCGATACCATATGGGTTGAATCCGAAAGCGGCAAGATCAAAGGTCAGGTGCATATCACAGAGCTTATCTTCCCCGATGTTGTCGGTGTTGCCGGTGCGCTGGGAC